In Trichocoleus desertorum NBK24, the following are encoded in one genomic region:
- a CDS encoding MASE1 domain-containing protein encodes MPLKRPQVLQYLLSVGLLAIAYFVSAKISISAIGLNSDATPLWPPAGIALAAFLLRGSWLWPGVILGDFFLVQSLGGSPINSVVSSWGSVTEAVVATLVLRRLGFQPNLARSQDVWGLIGAALCTPLINATWSAIVEGALGTIPWSQAWENGWTLWLGDCMGILVAAPVLLTCRQWPYLFQTSRQRIEGAVWLTLLCAVSWVVFGSQSGAAIAQYPLEYLPFPFVVWAALRFGQSGAVLASLLVSGIAIFGAFQGHGPFVAKAETLHQAVLFLQAFMGVVITTALVLAAAVNERQRTAELLQKSEASLANAQRIAQLGNWDLDWQQQQLRWSDELYRILGFLPKVFAPDRAVALQSIHPDDRDRVQQALEQAMAERQPYRIDYRILHPDGTERLVCERLAFTAHGVTGTVQDITERKQVEFQLQEASERVHEALRSSHLLTEIALKIRRSLDLDQVLNTTVTEVRQFLQADRVYIGHLDQQANGYVLAESVLEPWPSVMCLEYDEEGVREFRALFASGCSRVVHDVAQSQTTPKIAAFYQQYQVKASLGVPIILGDEVWVLVANQCEHPRQWQPFEVNLLEQLATQVAIAIQQGQLYQQVQTLNTNLESQVEERTAQLQQKMQELQDLNHFKDIFLHAFSHDVRTSIMGMSLILKNLQNKPGDSVPVMRSMVDRMVQSNERQLNLINSLLEDQSSEGQQIVLAYEAVRLDALVNDTLADLEPQLSRNQATVQNRLPANLPPLIADPYQLQQVFKNLITNALKHNAPGVELTLSATLEDKQIRCTVEDNGVGMGREVCDRLFKLYVRGLDNPHLTGIGLGLYLCRQIITAHGGQVGVESQPGAGAKFWFVLPLAKPSLAGLTAESVYNSPSLRSSISKITP; translated from the coding sequence ATGCCCCTAAAGCGTCCTCAAGTTCTGCAATATTTGCTCTCGGTTGGTCTGCTGGCGATCGCCTATTTCGTCTCCGCTAAAATTTCGATTTCAGCCATTGGTCTAAATTCGGATGCTACGCCGCTTTGGCCCCCTGCCGGAATTGCTTTAGCCGCTTTTTTGTTGCGGGGATCATGGCTCTGGCCAGGGGTAATCTTAGGAGATTTCTTCCTCGTCCAGTCTCTAGGCGGCTCCCCGATTAATTCTGTGGTTTCTTCTTGGGGCAGTGTCACCGAGGCAGTAGTCGCCACGCTAGTATTGCGGCGCTTAGGATTTCAGCCCAATCTGGCTCGTTCGCAGGACGTTTGGGGTTTAATTGGAGCTGCCTTGTGCACTCCCCTCATCAATGCTACTTGGAGCGCGATCGTTGAAGGAGCGCTAGGTACGATTCCGTGGAGCCAAGCTTGGGAAAACGGGTGGACGCTTTGGCTGGGCGACTGCATGGGGATTCTAGTTGCGGCTCCCGTCCTGTTGACCTGCCGCCAGTGGCCTTATTTGTTTCAAACGTCGCGCCAGCGGATTGAGGGTGCTGTCTGGTTAACCCTATTGTGTGCGGTGAGTTGGGTGGTGTTTGGCTCCCAGTCTGGAGCGGCGATCGCTCAGTACCCGCTGGAGTATTTACCGTTTCCTTTTGTCGTGTGGGCAGCGCTGCGGTTTGGGCAATCGGGGGCTGTGCTAGCTAGCTTGCTTGTCTCCGGAATTGCAATTTTTGGCGCATTTCAAGGACATGGACCCTTTGTGGCCAAGGCCGAAACCCTGCATCAAGCAGTGCTGTTTTTGCAAGCGTTTATGGGGGTAGTGATTACCACGGCTTTGGTTCTGGCGGCAGCTGTCAATGAACGCCAACGCACCGCTGAACTATTGCAGAAAAGTGAAGCTAGTTTAGCGAATGCTCAGAGAATTGCTCAGCTTGGTAACTGGGACTTAGATTGGCAGCAGCAGCAATTACGCTGGTCTGATGAGCTGTATCGCATCTTGGGTTTCCTGCCTAAAGTTTTTGCGCCAGACCGTGCAGTGGCTCTACAGTCCATTCACCCTGACGATCGCGATCGCGTTCAGCAAGCCCTAGAGCAGGCAATGGCCGAGCGCCAACCCTACCGAATTGACTACCGGATTCTGCACCCCGATGGCACAGAGCGCTTGGTGTGTGAGCGACTCGCCTTTACGGCCCACGGTGTTACAGGAACAGTGCAAGACATTACAGAGCGCAAACAGGTAGAATTTCAGCTGCAAGAAGCTTCGGAGCGAGTGCATGAAGCCTTGCGTAGTAGCCATTTGCTGACAGAGATTGCGCTCAAAATCCGGCGATCGCTCGATCTCGATCAAGTTCTCAACACTACCGTCACGGAAGTACGCCAATTTCTCCAGGCAGATCGCGTGTATATTGGTCATCTCGACCAACAGGCCAACGGTTATGTTTTGGCAGAGTCGGTATTGGAGCCTTGGCCCTCGGTAATGTGTTTGGAATACGACGAGGAAGGGGTGCGAGAATTTCGGGCTTTGTTTGCCTCAGGCTGTAGCCGTGTGGTGCATGATGTGGCTCAGAGTCAGACAACACCCAAGATTGCTGCTTTCTATCAGCAATACCAAGTCAAGGCGAGCTTGGGAGTGCCGATTATTTTGGGCGATGAAGTTTGGGTGTTGGTGGCGAATCAGTGCGAGCATCCCCGCCAGTGGCAACCCTTTGAAGTCAATCTGCTAGAGCAATTGGCGACCCAGGTGGCGATCGCGATTCAGCAAGGCCAGCTTTACCAACAGGTGCAGACGCTCAATACCAATTTGGAGTCGCAAGTCGAAGAACGCACTGCCCAACTGCAACAAAAAATGCAGGAGTTACAAGACCTCAACCACTTCAAAGATATTTTCCTGCACGCCTTCTCTCACGATGTCCGAACCTCGATTATGGGCATGTCATTGATTCTGAAGAATTTGCAGAATAAGCCTGGTGACTCAGTTCCGGTAATGCGTTCAATGGTCGATCGCATGGTGCAAAGCAATGAACGTCAGTTGAACTTAATCAATTCCCTGCTAGAAGACCAATCGAGTGAAGGGCAACAAATCGTTTTAGCTTATGAAGCGGTACGTCTAGATGCCTTGGTCAACGACACTCTAGCCGACTTAGAACCGCAGTTGTCGCGCAACCAAGCCACGGTACAAAATCGATTGCCAGCTAATTTGCCGCCGTTGATTGCTGACCCATACCAATTGCAGCAAGTCTTCAAAAACTTGATTACTAACGCCCTCAAGCACAATGCCCCCGGTGTAGAGCTAACCCTAAGCGCAACCTTAGAAGACAAGCAAATCCGCTGTACCGTTGAAGACAATGGTGTAGGCATGGGCCGAGAGGTTTGCGATCGCCTCTTTAAGCTTTATGTCCGAGGCTTAGACAATCCGCATTTAACCGGGATTGGCTTAGGGCTTTACCTCTGTCGGCAAATCATCACGGCTCATGGGGGGCAAGTCGGCGTAGAGAGCCAGCCCGGAGCAGGTGCAAAATTCTGGTTTGTTTTGCCACTAGCAAAGCCATCTCTAGCAGGTCTGACGGCTGAGTCTGTTTACAACTCTCCTTCGTTACGGTCTTCCATTAGTAAAATCACTCCTTGA
- a CDS encoding response regulator transcription factor: MNLSSQSAPLRILLVEDDPMMQLGLEQALADYPEFEVVGQADDGYLGVAAAIRLKPDLVVMDIGLPRLDGIAATQQIKAALPEVRVVVLTSHTTETEIVAALSSGADAYCIKGSSVDRLLTAIRAAQEGATYLDPQIARRVIEHLKPPMPSSHLGQLSQRELDVLRLMVEGKTNPEIAEALYLSPNTIKTHIRGIMNKLAVDDRVQAAVVALRSGLVE, translated from the coding sequence ATGAATCTGTCCTCCCAATCCGCTCCGTTACGAATTCTGCTTGTCGAAGACGACCCAATGATGCAGTTAGGGTTAGAACAAGCGTTGGCTGACTATCCAGAATTTGAAGTAGTTGGTCAAGCGGATGATGGTTATTTGGGTGTGGCTGCTGCCATCCGACTTAAACCAGACTTAGTGGTGATGGATATCGGCTTACCCCGACTCGATGGAATTGCAGCGACTCAACAAATTAAAGCAGCCCTGCCAGAAGTCCGGGTAGTGGTTCTCACCTCTCATACCACCGAGACCGAAATTGTCGCAGCTCTCTCTAGTGGAGCAGACGCTTACTGTATTAAAGGCTCTAGCGTGGATCGGCTGCTAACTGCCATTAGAGCGGCCCAAGAAGGCGCAACTTATCTAGACCCACAAATTGCGCGTCGAGTGATCGAGCATCTCAAGCCTCCCATGCCATCGAGTCACTTGGGGCAGTTGTCGCAACGGGAATTGGACGTACTACGGCTGATGGTGGAAGGCAAAACCAATCCTGAGATCGCCGAAGCTTTATACCTTAGCCCCAACACGATCAAAACTCATATTCGCGGCATTATGAACAAGCTAGCAGTAGACGATCGCGTCCAAGCGGCTGTCGTTGCCTTACGCTCTGGTTTGGTCGAATGA
- a CDS encoding EAL domain-containing protein, giving the protein MNVSQAEPTPADILVVDDTPENLRLLATILSKEGYNVRKALNGTMALTAVQTVQPDLILLDIMMPEMDGYEVCQHLKANSQTARVPVIFLSALNEGLDKAKAFDVGGADYITKPFQVQEVLARVQNQLALRASELKNEELNTQLEARVKERTYQLEITNQELQQQVYERQQLQAELLKMALHDALTDLPNRALFMERLVQSLQQAKTEADYQFAVLFLDCDRFKVVNDSLGHLVGDELLVAIARRLEQCLSPHHTLARLGGDEFAILLTDITNLDSATQIADQILSALAQPFKLARYEVFINASIGITLNHAEHEQPEHLLRDADTAMYRAKALGRGQYQVFDPIMHTKALQLLHLETDLRRAIQQQEFVVHYQPIVALHNHRLMGFEALVRWQHPQQGLLSPATFIPIAEETGLITQIGYWVLREACQQLCQWQANSLPDLALSISVNLSARQVAQPDLVEQIDQILADTQVNPQALKLEITESVIMENPQSASVMFQELRERQIQLSIDDFGTGYSSLSYLHSFPINILKIDRSFVQRLTDSSEGSGLVPLIINIAHSLGLTVVAEGIETAEQLAQLKALGCDFGQGYLFSKPVAVEQATELIASAPPWLDLNLNSVPLAKIIW; this is encoded by the coding sequence ATGAATGTTAGCCAAGCTGAGCCTACCCCAGCAGACATCCTGGTTGTTGACGATACCCCGGAAAATCTACGCCTGCTCGCGACCATTTTGAGCAAAGAGGGGTATAACGTCCGCAAAGCCCTCAATGGCACAATGGCTCTGACTGCTGTGCAGACTGTCCAGCCAGACCTAATTTTGCTGGACATTATGATGCCAGAGATGGACGGATATGAAGTCTGCCAGCATCTCAAAGCAAATTCGCAAACCGCTAGAGTTCCTGTGATTTTTTTAAGTGCTTTGAATGAGGGGCTTGATAAAGCAAAAGCATTTGATGTGGGGGGCGCAGACTACATTACCAAACCTTTTCAGGTGCAGGAAGTTTTAGCGAGAGTGCAAAATCAACTCGCGCTAAGAGCCTCTGAACTAAAGAATGAGGAGCTGAATACCCAATTAGAAGCCAGGGTAAAAGAACGCACCTATCAGCTAGAAATTACTAACCAAGAGTTGCAGCAGCAGGTCTATGAGCGCCAACAACTTCAAGCTGAACTCCTCAAAATGGCGCTGCACGATGCCCTGACAGATTTACCTAATCGAGCTTTATTCATGGAACGGCTGGTGCAGTCCCTCCAACAAGCGAAGACAGAAGCAGATTATCAATTTGCGGTTTTATTTCTTGACTGCGATCGCTTTAAGGTCGTCAATGATTCTTTGGGACACTTGGTCGGGGATGAGCTGCTAGTAGCGATCGCTCGTCGGCTAGAGCAATGTCTCAGCCCACACCATACCCTTGCTCGCTTAGGGGGAGATGAGTTTGCCATTCTTCTGACAGATATTACTAACCTCGATAGTGCTACTCAAATCGCTGATCAGATCCTGAGTGCCTTAGCCCAACCGTTTAAACTGGCAAGGTATGAAGTGTTTATCAACGCTAGCATTGGCATTACCCTCAACCATGCTGAACATGAGCAGCCTGAGCACTTGCTACGAGATGCAGACACGGCTATGTATCGTGCTAAAGCGTTAGGTCGAGGACAATATCAAGTCTTTGATCCCATCATGCATACCAAAGCGCTCCAGCTTTTGCACCTGGAAACAGACCTGCGCCGAGCCATTCAACAGCAAGAATTTGTGGTGCATTATCAACCCATTGTGGCACTGCATAACCACCGTTTAATGGGATTTGAAGCCTTGGTTCGTTGGCAACACCCCCAGCAGGGTCTACTATCACCCGCCACATTTATTCCCATTGCAGAAGAAACAGGTTTAATTACTCAGATTGGCTATTGGGTGTTGCGAGAAGCATGCCAGCAGCTCTGTCAGTGGCAAGCAAACAGCTTACCCGACCTGGCTCTCTCGATCAGTGTTAATTTGTCAGCTCGACAGGTCGCTCAGCCAGATTTAGTGGAGCAAATTGATCAAATCTTGGCCGACACTCAAGTTAATCCTCAAGCTTTAAAGCTGGAGATTACCGAAAGTGTGATTATGGAAAATCCTCAATCGGCGAGTGTCATGTTTCAAGAGCTGCGAGAACGGCAAATTCAGCTCAGCATTGACGACTTTGGCACAGGATATTCTTCTTTGAGTTACTTACACTCTTTTCCGATCAATATCCTCAAAATCGATCGCTCCTTTGTGCAACGGCTGACAGATAGCTCCGAAGGTTCAGGATTGGTGCCTCTGATCATCAACATTGCTCATTCATTAGGGCTAACTGTTGTCGCTGAGGGCATCGAAACCGCTGAACAGCTCGCTCAGCTCAAGGCACTTGGTTGTGACTTTGGGCAGGGCTATCTGTTTTCTAAACCTGTAGCAGTCGAACAAGCCACTGAGCTAATTGCCTCAGCTCCCCCCTGGCTTGATTTGAATCTCAACTCAGTCCCCCTCGCCAAAATCATTTGGTAA
- a CDS encoding response regulator: MAGTYDLGLVALSIAIAILLIGALALLRCFLSRHFMAQKVRAQTRQESEKQFHLLLDEMHIGVLLLNAKAEVMAHNQAVIHLLHLSSDDLVGQTFGVNWPLLQVDGTPCSVSELPVQQAIALGQSINGVVLIAASSSKNHRWLLINVELQTLENGQVERIVCTINDITQQKQAEAALQDTLEREQASAKVIQRMRQTLDLPNIFKATTQELRQVVDCDRTLVYRFKPDWSGELVSESVATGWQALVPRQSFQPELTQVAVVNPECQARNLSSNDNLVQDTYLQSSQGGIYRQGVSYLSITDVYTAGFDSCYLGLLERFHARAYIIVPIFCRNQLWGLLAAYQNSGPREWESAEIKMVVQIGIQLGVAIQQAELLAQTQQQAQELQAAKEAADKANQAKSDFLANMSHELRTPLNAILGFTQLMHHTSIITSEYQQYLDIISRSGEHLLELINDILEMSKIEAGRSTLHETSFDLHRLLDNLTEMLQLKARSKGLQLTCIRTTDVPQYVKTDASKLRQVLINLLGNAIKFTDRGHVTLRVSTSSSQALDVSPEKPSNGTSAEMTHLTFVVIDTGPGIASHELNQLFEAFGQTAAGLKIAGGTGLGLPISQKFVQLLGGEITVESQLSRGSIFHFEIPVQTEKSRLLEPKALSKRQITSIATGQPIYRILVVEDSSTNRFLLVRLLSNVGFAVEAVENGYEALGVWERWQPDLIFMDIQMPVMDGYEATRRIKQSPLGQKTVIVAITASAFEEQRQDILLAGCDDFVRKPFRKEELLATISQHLGVQYNYEELPLPANSNAETNPVTTAVDIAQQIASMPPNWLSQLHYAAAQCSDRLIAELIQEIPTDFVALTNTLTDLSDNFYFDQITALTQLCEQSKQNKQSKAKEY; the protein is encoded by the coding sequence ATGGCTGGTACTTATGATTTAGGCTTAGTGGCGCTTTCCATCGCGATCGCCATCCTACTGATTGGAGCTTTAGCTCTACTCCGCTGTTTTCTCAGTCGGCATTTCATGGCTCAGAAAGTACGGGCACAAACACGCCAAGAAAGTGAGAAACAGTTCCACCTGTTACTCGACGAAATGCACATAGGTGTCTTGCTGCTAAATGCCAAAGCTGAAGTTATGGCTCACAACCAAGCAGTCATTCACCTCTTACACCTGTCATCCGACGATTTAGTGGGGCAAACCTTTGGGGTAAACTGGCCCCTTCTACAGGTAGATGGCACCCCTTGTTCTGTCTCAGAACTACCTGTACAGCAAGCGATCGCCCTAGGTCAGTCAATTAATGGGGTTGTCCTCATCGCAGCCTCTAGCAGCAAAAACCATCGCTGGTTGTTAATTAATGTCGAGCTACAGACTTTAGAAAATGGACAGGTGGAGCGTATCGTCTGCACCATTAACGACATCACCCAGCAAAAGCAAGCAGAGGCAGCTCTGCAAGACACCTTAGAGCGGGAGCAAGCCAGTGCCAAAGTGATCCAGCGCATGCGGCAGACTTTGGATTTGCCCAACATCTTTAAAGCTACAACCCAAGAGTTACGACAGGTCGTGGACTGCGATCGCACCCTAGTTTATCGGTTCAAGCCAGATTGGAGCGGAGAACTGGTATCTGAATCTGTCGCTACTGGATGGCAGGCTTTAGTGCCCAGACAAAGCTTTCAGCCAGAACTCACTCAAGTTGCTGTTGTCAATCCGGAATGTCAGGCTAGAAATTTAAGCAGTAACGACAACCTGGTTCAGGACACTTACTTACAGTCAAGTCAGGGGGGCATCTATCGCCAAGGCGTTAGCTACCTCTCAATTACAGATGTTTATACCGCTGGCTTTGACTCCTGCTATCTCGGCCTCCTAGAGCGCTTTCATGCCCGTGCCTATATCATCGTGCCCATCTTCTGCCGCAACCAGCTTTGGGGCTTACTAGCCGCCTATCAAAACTCAGGCCCGCGTGAATGGGAAAGTGCTGAGATCAAGATGGTGGTGCAAATTGGCATTCAATTGGGAGTAGCGATTCAGCAAGCTGAGCTACTCGCTCAAACTCAACAGCAAGCACAAGAACTGCAAGCTGCCAAAGAAGCCGCAGATAAAGCGAATCAAGCTAAAAGCGACTTTCTCGCCAACATGAGCCATGAGTTACGTACGCCTCTAAACGCGATCCTCGGTTTCACGCAATTGATGCATCACACATCGATCATCACATCCGAATACCAACAGTATTTAGACATTATTAGTCGTAGTGGCGAGCACCTCCTGGAACTGATCAATGACATTCTGGAGATGTCAAAAATTGAGGCAGGACGCAGCACTCTGCATGAAACTAGCTTTGACCTGCATCGACTGCTAGACAACCTTACCGAGATGCTACAGCTTAAAGCTCGCTCCAAGGGTTTGCAACTCACCTGCATCCGTACCACCGATGTGCCTCAATATGTGAAAACAGATGCTAGCAAGCTACGTCAAGTTCTGATCAATCTACTAGGCAATGCTATCAAGTTTACGGATCGAGGCCACGTCACGCTCCGAGTCAGCACCAGTTCCAGTCAAGCTCTAGACGTTTCGCCGGAGAAACCGAGCAACGGTACGTCCGCAGAGATGACTCATCTCACATTTGTTGTCATAGATACGGGGCCTGGGATCGCATCCCATGAGTTGAATCAATTGTTTGAGGCATTTGGACAAACCGCAGCAGGCTTAAAGATAGCTGGTGGCACAGGTTTAGGGTTGCCCATTAGCCAAAAGTTTGTGCAACTCCTAGGAGGTGAGATTACCGTCGAAAGCCAGTTAAGCCGTGGTAGTATCTTTCACTTTGAGATTCCAGTGCAAACAGAAAAAAGTCGATTGTTGGAGCCAAAAGCATTAAGTAAACGACAAATCACCAGCATAGCCACGGGACAGCCTATTTACCGCATTTTGGTGGTGGAGGACAGCAGCACCAACCGATTTTTGCTAGTGCGGCTCCTCAGCAATGTGGGCTTCGCTGTAGAAGCAGTAGAGAATGGCTATGAAGCTTTAGGAGTGTGGGAGCGTTGGCAACCTGATCTCATCTTTATGGATATCCAAATGCCCGTAATGGACGGGTATGAAGCAACCAGACGGATTAAACAGTCACCGTTAGGCCAAAAAACTGTGATTGTGGCAATCACCGCTAGTGCTTTTGAGGAACAACGACAAGACATCCTTCTAGCAGGCTGTGATGATTTCGTCCGCAAGCCTTTTCGTAAAGAGGAACTCCTTGCGACCATTAGCCAGCATCTGGGCGTGCAGTATAACTATGAAGAACTGCCCCTGCCAGCCAACAGTAATGCTGAAACAAACCCAGTCACCACAGCCGTTGACATTGCTCAACAAATTGCCTCCATGCCGCCAAACTGGTTGAGTCAGTTACATTATGCTGCTGCTCAATGCAGCGATCGCCTGATTGCAGAGCTGATTCAAGAAATCCCCACTGACTTTGTGGCCCTAACAAATACTCTCACCGACCTATCGGACAACTTCTATTTTGATCAAATTACAGCCCTAACTCAGCTCTGTGAACAAAGCAAACAAAACAAACAAAGCAAAGCCAAAGAATACTAA
- a CDS encoding CheR family methyltransferase produces MTHFGENPEFEALLDYIKRSRGFDFTGYKRSTLMRRVNKRMQTVGIEGYSTYLDYLEVHPDEFNHLFNTLLINVTSFFRDRPTWEYIASDIIPQILASKKFGDSIRVWSAGCASGQEAYTIAMVIAQVIGMEQFRERVKIYATDVDEEALNQARQATYLERELEGLAPEEIELFFEQFNNSYSFRKELRRSVIFGRHDLIQDAPISKIDLLICRNTLMYFNADTQARIIARFHFALRGGGFLCLGKAEMLLTYSNVFTPVELKRRIFTKVPRLNSREQLLIMQMGNEDISSQNSISRRLREAAFDKSPLACFVIDANGALTLVNEYARLLFNITNRDVGRPLQDLEISYRPVELRSCIEQAYSQRRPLILTDVELLASQAERVFLDIQVEPLLDTENTILGASVTFTDVTRYKRLQAELEHSNQELETAYEELQSTNEELETTNEELQSSNEELETTNEELQSTNEELETMNEELQATNEELHTVNDELQRSSEELNQANAFLGAILSSLKGGVVVVNRDLQIQAWNHKSEDLWGLRTEEAIGQNFLNIDIGLPVEQLKQPIRTCLTGGANSSSESLLDAINRRGRQIQCRVSCTPLVGGVGQVQGVILLMEDRNEGEL; encoded by the coding sequence ATGACCCACTTTGGTGAAAACCCTGAGTTTGAAGCATTATTAGACTATATCAAGCGGAGCCGAGGATTTGACTTTACGGGCTATAAGCGTTCGACCTTAATGCGTCGAGTCAACAAGCGGATGCAAACCGTTGGTATTGAGGGATATAGCACCTATCTAGATTACTTAGAGGTGCATCCGGATGAGTTCAATCACCTCTTCAATACTCTCTTGATCAATGTGACCTCATTTTTCCGCGATCGCCCTACCTGGGAATATATTGCCAGCGACATTATTCCCCAGATTCTGGCCTCCAAAAAATTTGGCGACTCCATTCGGGTTTGGAGTGCAGGTTGTGCTTCGGGCCAAGAAGCCTACACGATCGCGATGGTGATTGCTCAGGTCATTGGCATGGAGCAGTTTCGGGAGCGCGTGAAGATTTATGCCACCGATGTAGATGAAGAAGCCCTGAATCAAGCCCGACAAGCCACCTATCTAGAACGAGAACTAGAAGGCTTGGCTCCCGAAGAAATCGAGCTATTTTTTGAGCAATTCAATAATAGTTATTCTTTCCGAAAAGAATTGCGGCGATCGGTTATTTTTGGTCGTCACGATTTAATTCAAGATGCTCCCATTTCCAAGATTGACCTGCTAATCTGTCGCAATACCTTGATGTATTTCAACGCGGATACGCAGGCCCGCATTATTGCCCGTTTTCACTTTGCCTTGCGCGGTGGTGGCTTTCTATGTTTAGGTAAAGCAGAAATGCTGCTCACCTATTCCAACGTCTTTACGCCAGTTGAGCTAAAACGCCGAATCTTCACCAAAGTCCCCAGGCTGAATTCTCGCGAGCAGCTTTTGATCATGCAAATGGGAAATGAAGACATCAGCAGCCAAAACTCTATTAGCCGTCGGTTACGAGAAGCAGCCTTTGACAAAAGCCCATTAGCCTGCTTTGTCATTGATGCTAATGGTGCCCTGACCTTGGTGAATGAGTACGCCCGTCTGCTCTTTAACATCACCAACCGCGATGTCGGTCGTCCCTTACAAGATTTAGAAATTTCCTATCGTCCGGTAGAGTTGCGCTCTTGTATTGAGCAAGCCTATAGTCAGCGTCGCCCTCTGATCCTCACAGATGTAGAACTGCTAGCTTCTCAGGCGGAAAGGGTCTTTTTAGATATTCAGGTAGAACCGCTACTGGATACAGAAAATACCATCTTAGGGGCAAGCGTTACCTTCACCGATGTTACCCGCTACAAACGTTTGCAAGCAGAGCTTGAACACTCTAACCAAGAGCTAGAGACGGCTTATGAGGAACTGCAATCTACCAACGAAGAACTAGAAACCACCAACGAAGAACTGCAATCTAGCAACGAAGAACTAGAAACCACCAACGAGGAACTGCAATCCACCAACGAAGAATTGGAAACCATGAATGAGGAGTTGCAGGCAACTAACGAAGAACTCCATACAGTCAATGATGAACTGCAACGCAGTAGCGAAGAGCTCAATCAAGCCAATGCCTTTTTGGGCGCGATTCTGAGTAGCTTGAAAGGTGGCGTAGTAGTTGTAAACCGGGACTTGCAAATTCAAGCCTGGAACCACAAATCGGAGGACTTGTGGGGCTTACGTACCGAGGAAGCCATTGGTCAAAATTTCTTGAATATAGACATTGGCTTACCCGTAGAACAGTTAAAACAACCCATCCGGACTTGTCTTACAGGTGGCGCTAATAGTTCTTCAGAGAGCCTGCTAGATGCCATTAATCGTCGCGGTAGACAGATTCAATGTCGGGTTAGCTGCACGCCTTTGGTGGGGGGAGTGGGCCAAGTTCAAGGAGTGATTTTACTAATGGAAGACCGTAACGAAGGAGAGTTGTAA
- a CDS encoding cytochrome P450, protein MNHLPLPPGQMGLPFVGETLGFIRDPQFVADRYQKYGPIFKSRILGRPTVFLVGPEAVEFLLSTHMDHFSWREGWPITFKTLLGESLFLQEGEEHRRNRRLIMPALHGPALARYVCTMEDITQGYLNRWEQQQKFAWFDEFKQLTFEIASQLLLGASPGAEVAYLSQLFTTLTNGLLGFGSFPGSPYSRAIAARKQILQHLEQVIEQRRQKPTDDALSLLIQARDEAGNSLSLKELKDQALLMLFAGHETTTSMLTWFCLELGRHPEILEQARTEQRSLGTTEPLTLALLGQMPYLDQIFLEVERLHPPVGGGFRGVIKPFEFKGYQVPAGWMAQYSILMTHRLPELYPNPEQFDPDRFSPARSQPKLPPFSLIGFGGGPRICVGLAFAKLEMKLIAAHLLRHYDWQLLPNQSLEAVRIPTRRPQDRLLVQFCPLSQSASQSAAIAL, encoded by the coding sequence ATGAATCATCTACCGCTCCCTCCGGGCCAAATGGGATTACCGTTTGTAGGAGAAACTCTAGGCTTTATCCGTGATCCTCAGTTTGTTGCCGATCGCTATCAGAAATATGGCCCTATCTTCAAATCAAGAATCCTAGGTCGCCCCACTGTCTTTTTGGTCGGGCCAGAAGCGGTTGAGTTTCTGTTGTCTACTCATATGGATCACTTTTCCTGGCGGGAAGGCTGGCCGATCACCTTTAAAACCTTGTTAGGGGAATCTCTCTTTTTGCAAGAAGGAGAAGAACATCGGCGGAACCGTCGCCTAATCATGCCAGCGCTTCATGGGCCTGCCTTGGCACGTTATGTCTGTACGATGGAAGACATTACCCAGGGATATTTAAACAGGTGGGAACAACAACAGAAATTTGCCTGGTTCGATGAATTTAAACAGCTGACCTTTGAAATTGCCAGCCAACTGTTGTTAGGGGCGAGTCCGGGAGCAGAGGTAGCCTACCTCAGCCAACTCTTTACTACCCTCACTAATGGCTTACTTGGGTTTGGCTCGTTTCCGGGTAGCCCTTATAGCCGCGCGATCGCAGCTCGTAAGCAAATCTTGCAACATTTGGAGCAAGTCATCGAGCAACGACGGCAGAAACCGACAGATGACGCGCTCAGTTTGTTGATTCAAGCCAGAGATGAAGCAGGTAATAGCCTCAGCCTCAAAGAGCTTAAAGACCAAGCCCTACTGATGCTATTTGCAGGGCACGAAACCACCACTTCTATGCTGACCTGGTTTTGCCTGGAACTCGGTCGTCATCCAGAGATCCTAGAGCAAGCCCGAACAGAGCAGCGATCGCTTGGCACGACAGAACCGCTGACTTTAGCGCTGTTAGGGCAAATGCCTTACTTAGACCAAATCTTTTTAGAGGTGGAGCGGTTGCATCCTCCGGTTGGTGGTGGGTTTCGCGGCGTGATCAAGCCCTTTGAATTTAAGGGATACCAGGTTCCGGCAGGTTGGATGGCGCAATATTCGATCCTGATGACTCACCGCTTACCAGAGCTATATCCCAACCCAGAGCAATTTGATCCCGATCGTTTCAGTCCAGCGCGATCGCAGCCTAAATTACCTCCCTTTAGCCTAATTGGTTTTGGCGGTGGGCCTCGCATTTGCGTAGGATTAGCCTTTGCTAAGTTAGAGATGAAGCTTATAGCCGCTCATCTACTCCGACACTACGACTGGCAATTACTCCCCAACCAGAGCTTAGAAGCCGTACGAATTCCCACTCGTCGTCCTCAAGATCGGTTGCTTGTGCAGTTCTGCCCTTTATCTCAATCGGCCTCTCAATCGGCAGCGATCGCTCTTTGA